The Geoalkalibacter sp. genome contains the following window.
CTGTTCAAAATCGCCGCCGCGCCCTTCCACATGTGGACTCCGGACGTCTATGAGGGGGCGCCGACACCGGTGACCGCCTTCATGAGCGCCGGTCCCAAGGCGGCTGCCTTTGCCGCTTTCATGCGGGTTTTCGTGGTTGGCCTCGAAGGCATGTCCGACCAGTGGACCGGGCTGCTTTGGGCGCTTGCCATTTTGACCATGGTGGTCGGTAACGTCGTCGCCATTTCGCAGACCAACATCAAGCGGATGCTCGCCTATTCCTCCATCGCTCACGCCGGCTACGCCCTGGTCGGCATGGTGGCGATGAATGAAGTCGGACTGTCCGGCATTCTGTTCTACATGCTCGCCTACACTTTCATGAATCTCGGCGCCTTCGCCGTGCTGGTGCTGGCGGGCAAGAAGGGCGAGGACAACCTGACCCTGGACGGCTTTGCCGGTTTTGGTTACCGCCGTCCTTTCCTCGGCGTGGCTCTGGCCATCTTCCTCTTTTCGCTGATGGGTCTTCCGCCGACCGCTGGTTTCGCCGGCAAGTTCTTCATCTTCGCCGGGGCGATCAAGGCCGGCTATATCTGGCTGGCGGTACTCGGCATTCTTGCCTCCGCGGTTTCGCTGTACTACTATCTGCGCGTCATGGTGGTCATGTACTTCCGCGAACCTACCGAGGATTTCGCCTGGGTGAAAATGCCCGCTGGTGCCATGCTCTCCATCGTGCTGGCGATCGTCGGTGTTCTGCTGCTCGGGATTGTTCCCGGACCCGTCATGGAGCTGGCGAAGCTGGCGATTTTCTGATAAAGAAACGGATCCGTTTCGACCTGGCCTCCAAAACCCCTCGCCTCGGCGAGGGGTTTTTTTGTGGATCCGTGCACGGCGGGATAAAATAGAGTCATGGCAGAAAAAGAACAGAACCTTTCCTCCATCCCCCGCAGGCTCTCGACTTTGGTGCGCTGGCTCGAAGATCGTGATGAACTGCATCGCGTCGGGGTCAGCGTCGATCCGGTTCTTGAAAT
Protein-coding sequences here:
- a CDS encoding NADH-quinone oxidoreductase subunit N, translated to MENLVQDAIQNVNLAAVMPSLVLCCFGLAILMISVFSPKGKTTHVAWLSFAALLVTGVVSLMGWNNRQVGFYGAVELDNFATFFNITFIVAAALTILMSDDYLKREGYPIGEYYPLILFTTAGAMWMASGTDLMTIFLGLEVLSISLYVLAGLFRNQLRSNESGLKYFLLGSFSTGFLLYGVALIYGATGTTKLAGIAEALRAGGDVLSNPMLVAGMVLLSTGFLFKIAAAPFHMWTPDVYEGAPTPVTAFMSAGPKAAAFAAFMRVFVVGLEGMSDQWTGLLWALAILTMVVGNVVAISQTNIKRMLAYSSIAHAGYALVGMVAMNEVGLSGILFYMLAYTFMNLGAFAVLVLAGKKGEDNLTLDGFAGFGYRRPFLGVALAIFLFSLMGLPPTAGFAGKFFIFAGAIKAGYIWLAVLGILASAVSLYYYLRVMVVMYFREPTEDFAWVKMPAGAMLSIVLAIVGVLLLGIVPGPVMELAKLAIF